A portion of the Pedobacter cryoconitis genome contains these proteins:
- a CDS encoding S41 family peptidase encodes MKRNLTRIVVLGISLFALNTHAQMNPKVKLEKALSLIQQNYVDPVPDEPIVDAAIKAMLASLDPHSSYMNREEAEAMKQSLTGSFAGIGIQFSMVNDSTFITGVNPDGPAAKAGLKLGDQIISVDGKSIFGKSLKNQEVMQMIRGEKGKAVELDVKRIQQQPLHLSVMRESIAELSINTSYMVDKNTGYISLAVFSQSTRREMDEALKSLKAQGMTKLILDLQSNGGGLVEAAIGVADEFLPKGAEVFYAVTNSGVHDNYMTGGFGQFTDGQLVVLIDESTASSSEILTGALQDWDRAVVIGRRSFGKGLMQMGLSLPDGSVIRLTQARYFTPSGRSIQKPYGNSKTDYFQDFNRRMASGELTDASHIHFPDSLKYKTRKSQRIVYGGGGIMPDKFVPIDTAIYSSWMAKTMNSGLTTKIAFDYVQQQRERLMNTYKDFSSFNKAFEVPAALLDQLYKQAQTIKITLPEAGNQVAQKALCLELKAEIAGQLFIGRGYELQVRNQASKAFTEAMAILNDNKIYNRLLENHSSSAKKNIKTK; translated from the coding sequence ATGAAAAGAAATTTAACCAGAATAGTTGTATTGGGCATCTCATTATTTGCACTAAATACCCATGCACAGATGAACCCTAAAGTGAAACTGGAAAAGGCATTGTCGCTGATCCAGCAGAATTATGTTGATCCTGTACCGGATGAGCCCATTGTAGATGCAGCGATTAAAGCGATGCTCGCCAGCCTGGACCCACATTCGAGTTATATGAACAGGGAAGAAGCGGAAGCGATGAAGCAGTCACTCACCGGAAGTTTCGCGGGTATCGGAATTCAGTTTTCAATGGTGAATGACAGTACTTTTATTACTGGGGTGAACCCTGACGGCCCGGCAGCAAAAGCAGGTCTGAAACTTGGTGACCAGATCATTAGCGTAGACGGTAAATCCATTTTTGGGAAATCCCTGAAGAATCAGGAGGTAATGCAAATGATCAGGGGCGAAAAGGGCAAAGCAGTGGAACTGGATGTTAAACGTATACAGCAGCAGCCCCTCCACTTGAGTGTGATGCGTGAATCAATTGCTGAACTGTCGATCAATACCAGTTACATGGTGGACAAAAACACAGGTTATATCTCATTGGCTGTTTTTAGCCAGTCTACACGCCGCGAAATGGACGAAGCTTTAAAAAGCCTGAAAGCTCAGGGGATGACTAAGCTGATACTCGATCTGCAAAGTAATGGCGGCGGATTAGTAGAGGCAGCGATCGGCGTAGCGGACGAGTTTCTCCCAAAGGGGGCCGAAGTATTTTATGCGGTGACTAACTCCGGGGTACATGATAATTACATGACCGGCGGCTTTGGTCAATTTACTGATGGCCAGCTGGTGGTGCTGATTGATGAGAGTACGGCTTCTTCGAGTGAGATACTGACAGGTGCGCTGCAGGACTGGGACCGCGCTGTAGTGATTGGCAGGCGGAGTTTTGGAAAAGGCTTGATGCAGATGGGTTTATCTTTACCTGACGGATCAGTCATCAGGCTAACCCAGGCGAGGTATTTTACCCCCTCAGGCAGATCGATACAGAAACCTTATGGTAATAGCAAAACGGATTACTTTCAGGATTTCAACCGAAGGATGGCTTCGGGAGAGCTGACAGATGCCAGCCATATTCATTTCCCGGATTCCCTGAAATATAAAACCAGAAAAAGTCAGCGGATTGTATATGGTGGAGGCGGTATTATGCCGGATAAGTTTGTACCTATTGACACTGCTATTTACAGCAGCTGGATGGCCAAAACGATGAACAGCGGGCTAACTACCAAGATTGCTTTCGATTATGTACAGCAGCAGCGTGAGCGCCTCATGAATACTTATAAAGATTTCTCCTCTTTTAATAAGGCATTTGAAGTTCCTGCGGCACTGCTGGATCAGCTTTATAAGCAGGCCCAAACAATCAAAATTACTCTTCCCGAAGCTGGAAACCAGGTGGCACAAAAAGCGCTGTGTCTGGAGCTGAAGGCAGAAATTGCCGGCCAGCTCTTTATAGGCAGGGGATACGAATTACAGGTACGCAACCAGGCAAGCAAGGCTTTTACCGAAGCAATGGCCATACTGAATGACAATAAAATTTATAACCGTTTGCTCGAAAATCATTCTTCATCGGCAAAAAAAAACATAAAAACTAAATAA